A genomic segment from Janthinobacterium sp. 64 encodes:
- the cphA gene encoding cyanophycin synthetase produces the protein MEVSRVRALRGPNLWSHDTAVEAIVSCTTQELDIAQLPGFEARLRALFPQLSPLQPLGNYNAAPMAQVLELAALGLQAQAGCPVTFSRTTPTLETGIFQVVVEYSEEAVGRLALALAQQLCQAALADAPFDLAGALHQLQELDEDVRLGPSTGAIVNAAVARNIPFRRLTEGSLVTFGWGSKQRKIQAAEMDGTSAIAEAIAQDKELTKKLLDSAGVPVPHGRVAIDADDAWAAACEIGLPVVVKPKDGNQGKGVTVNVTTREQLTAGFLAAQEFRDDILVERYLPGHDFRLLVIGNKMVAAARRDPPQVVGDGQHTVRELVDQVNLDPRRGSGHATSLTKIRFDDIALASLAKQGYVAESVPPVGQRVILRNNANLSTGGSATDVTVDVHPEVAARAVAAAHMVGLDICGVDVVSESILKPLEEQNAGIVEVNAAPGLRMHLAPSFGRPRPVGEAIIAAMFAEGDDGRIPVVAVTGTNGKTTTVRLIAHLLTTSGLRTGMTNTDGVYIEGRQIDSGDCSGPRSARNVLLHPDVDAAVFETARGGMLREGLAFDRCQVAVVTNIGAGDHLGLNYITTVEDLAVLKRVIVQNVADSGVAVLNATDPAVARMAKNCSGTVTFFAADKTHPVMATHRAQGNRVVYVEDGKLVAAQGKERHEIALSQVPITRNGAIGFQVDNVMASLAAAWAVGLDWKTIALGLKTFANEADNAPGRFNVFDYKGATLIADYGHNPDAILALVQAVESMPAKRRSVVISGAGDRRDEDIRQQTEILGAAFDDVLLYQDQCQRGRADGEVVALLRQGLNGAKRTSHIDEINGEFVAIDKALARLGEGDLCLILIDQVEEALAHIAMRVAEA, from the coding sequence ATGGAAGTATCTCGCGTACGGGCCTTGCGGGGCCCTAACCTCTGGAGCCACGACACCGCCGTGGAAGCCATTGTTTCCTGCACCACGCAGGAACTCGACATCGCGCAGCTGCCCGGCTTCGAAGCCCGCCTGCGCGCACTCTTTCCGCAACTGAGCCCGCTGCAACCGCTGGGCAATTACAACGCCGCGCCGATGGCGCAGGTGCTGGAACTGGCGGCGCTGGGCCTGCAGGCGCAAGCCGGCTGCCCCGTCACCTTCAGCCGCACCACGCCGACGCTGGAAACGGGCATCTTCCAGGTCGTCGTCGAATACTCGGAAGAAGCCGTCGGCCGCCTGGCTTTGGCCCTGGCGCAGCAGCTGTGCCAGGCCGCGCTGGCCGATGCGCCGTTCGACCTGGCCGGCGCCCTGCACCAGTTGCAGGAACTCGATGAAGACGTGCGCCTGGGCCCTTCGACGGGCGCCATCGTCAACGCCGCCGTGGCCCGCAACATCCCGTTCCGCCGCCTGACCGAAGGCAGCCTGGTGACGTTCGGCTGGGGCAGCAAGCAACGCAAGATCCAGGCCGCCGAAATGGATGGCACCAGCGCGATCGCTGAAGCCATCGCGCAAGACAAGGAACTGACCAAGAAGCTGCTGGACTCGGCCGGCGTGCCGGTGCCGCATGGCCGCGTCGCCATCGATGCGGACGACGCCTGGGCCGCCGCCTGCGAGATCGGCCTGCCCGTCGTCGTGAAACCAAAAGATGGCAACCAGGGCAAGGGCGTCACCGTCAACGTCACCACGCGCGAACAGCTGACTGCCGGCTTCCTCGCGGCGCAGGAATTCCGCGACGATATCCTCGTCGAACGCTATCTGCCTGGCCACGATTTCCGTTTGCTCGTCATCGGCAACAAGATGGTGGCAGCGGCCCGCCGCGACCCGCCGCAAGTGGTGGGCGACGGCCAGCACACGGTGCGCGAACTGGTCGACCAGGTCAATCTGGATCCGCGCCGCGGCAGCGGCCACGCCACCTCGCTGACGAAAATCCGCTTCGACGACATCGCCCTGGCCAGCCTGGCCAAGCAAGGCTATGTGGCCGAATCCGTACCGCCGGTCGGCCAGCGCGTGATCTTGCGCAATAACGCCAACCTGTCGACGGGCGGCTCGGCCACCGACGTCACCGTCGACGTGCACCCGGAAGTGGCGGCGCGCGCCGTCGCAGCCGCGCACATGGTGGGCCTGGACATCTGCGGCGTGGACGTGGTCTCCGAAAGCATTTTGAAACCGCTGGAAGAGCAGAACGCGGGCATCGTCGAAGTGAACGCCGCGCCTGGCCTGCGCATGCATTTGGCGCCGTCGTTCGGCAGGCCGCGCCCCGTCGGCGAAGCCATCATCGCCGCCATGTTCGCCGAGGGCGACGACGGCCGCATTCCCGTCGTCGCCGTCACGGGCACCAACGGCAAGACCACCACCGTGCGCCTGATCGCCCACCTGCTCACCACCTCGGGCCTGCGCACCGGCATGACCAACACCGATGGCGTGTACATCGAAGGACGCCAGATCGACAGCGGCGACTGCAGCGGCCCGCGCAGCGCGCGCAACGTGCTGCTGCACCCGGACGTCGACGCCGCCGTGTTCGAAACGGCGCGCGGCGGCATGCTGCGCGAAGGCCTGGCTTTTGATCGCTGCCAGGTCGCCGTGGTCACCAACATCGGCGCCGGCGACCACCTGGGCCTGAACTACATCACCACCGTGGAAGACCTCGCGGTACTCAAAAGAGTGATCGTGCAGAACGTGGCCGACAGCGGCGTGGCCGTGCTGAACGCCACCGATCCTGCCGTGGCGCGCATGGCCAAAAATTGCAGCGGCACCGTGACCTTCTTCGCCGCCGACAAGACCCATCCCGTGATGGCCACGCACCGCGCGCAAGGCAACCGCGTCGTGTACGTGGAAGACGGCAAGCTGGTCGCGGCGCAGGGCAAGGAACGCCACGAAATCGCCCTGTCGCAAGTGCCGATCACGCGCAATGGCGCCATCGGCTTCCAGGTCGACAACGTCATGGCATCGCTGGCCGCCGCCTGGGCCGTGGGCCTGGACTGGAAAACCATCGCGCTGGGCCTGAAAACCTTTGCCAATGAAGCCGACAATGCGCCGGGCCGCTTCAACGTGTTCGATTACAAGGGCGCCACCCTGATCGCCGACTACGGCCACAATCCGGACGCCATCCTGGCCCTGGTGCAGGCCGTCGAAAGCATGCCGGCCAAGCGCCGTTCGGTGGTCATCAGCGGCGCCGGCGACCGCCGCGACGAAGACATCCGCCAGCAGACGGAAATCCTCGGCGCCGCCTTCGACGACGTGCTGCTGTACCAGGATCAATGCCAGCGCGGCCGCGCCGACGGCGAAGTGGTGGCCTTGCTGCGCCAGGGCTTGAACGGCGCCAAGCGCACCAGCCATATCGATGAAATCAACGGCGAATTCGTCGCCATCGACAAGGCCCTGGCGCGCCTCGGTGAAGGCGACCTGTGCCTGATCCTGATCGACCAGGTGGAAGAAGCGCTGGCGCACATCGCCATGCGCGTCGCCGAAGCCTAA
- a CDS encoding bifunctional diguanylate cyclase/phosphodiesterase: MIGKMTVGRKLALIYLLDLSAVIFISGILINEKYIAIDFSRKEMAGNAYIAAIRDALLPLTRSTAQAGAQAATVEQAESRFGAGMRSAELNAQFAALLRQAGGMPAAHEGMAPAPAFVAGRALLTRVGNQSNLILDPDLDSYYTMSLVILRFPELLEVINSTRALALQLATAEGAQRQRLQTQFLILEGRMDATMGGIGSDYTEAFAASTPLLRRHLDGSRAALQQAVAQFRTSTQALAGTPVHADGNAALLRHDAAAVAALQRAWRAAENELHRLIQLRVDGFFTRMWLHLGTAVLLLLMILGLVFFVARQIALPIRRLARVAQEVRETGNHSLRAIWDSEDETGRLVRAFNTMLQQLDFQRMAQQDLVARASAADAQRQLVDAIPIPLMVTSIPHHQVLHANQAAHAWQGGLELDPWVGGMSAQARSRFFQRLSDLGAVDEFEVCWSGGGMPTWALISARLIDYQGQRAVLSTFTPINKMKLMESRLELWAKVFEASAESLIVMDAGMRIITVNQAFRRHSLYDMVELIGKRPAFLLSPQNSHEQLDSLRQTLARRGYWQGEISVQRKSLESYPAWLVMNAVRDLDGVTTHFIASSLDISERKASERQIEHMAHHDALTGLANRHVSKLRLTAAIAQARRSGEKVGVLFLDLDRFKHVNDALGHHVGDALLQSVSKRLLQLVREGDTVSRLGGDEFVVILNGIGDAEAIGALLDTRLIPAMREPHQVEGSALYVSCSVGVAIYPDHGDDMDTLMRHADAAMYQAKSGGRDHARMFTPQMQEQQLQQLHLESDLRHAIERQELVLYYQPRIDAQSSRVNGVESLIRWQHPQHGLIAPDSFIPAAEESGLIVSIGAWVMREACRQQLAWREAGAGEIAVSINLSAIQLKSGTLVATLREVLREFPVTPGQIEFELTESILMDNVDDTIATLHAIKALGFALSIDDFGTGYSSLNYLCRFPLDKLKIDMSFVQDIHGSPQNLAVTKTIIGLGHTLGLTVTAEGVESAADADVLRHAGCDELQGYYFARPMPQAHFMAWLAHSDAPCAA, translated from the coding sequence ATGATCGGGAAAATGACGGTGGGGCGCAAACTGGCGCTGATCTATTTGCTCGACCTGTCCGCCGTGATCTTCATTTCCGGCATCCTCATCAACGAAAAATACATCGCCATCGATTTCTCGCGCAAGGAGATGGCGGGCAACGCCTACATCGCCGCCATCCGCGATGCGCTGCTGCCACTGACGCGCAGCACGGCGCAAGCGGGCGCGCAGGCAGCGACCGTGGAGCAGGCAGAAAGCCGCTTCGGCGCCGGCATGCGCAGCGCCGAACTGAATGCGCAATTTGCCGCCCTGCTGCGCCAGGCCGGCGGCATGCCAGCGGCACATGAGGGCATGGCGCCCGCGCCCGCCTTTGTGGCCGGACGCGCACTGCTCACGCGCGTGGGTAACCAGTCGAACCTGATCCTCGACCCGGACCTGGACAGCTATTACACGATGTCGCTGGTGATCCTGCGCTTTCCGGAACTGCTGGAAGTGATCAACAGCACGCGCGCCCTGGCCCTGCAGCTGGCGACGGCCGAAGGCGCGCAGCGCCAGCGCCTGCAGACGCAGTTCCTGATCCTGGAAGGCCGCATGGACGCCACCATGGGCGGCATCGGCAGCGACTACACGGAGGCGTTCGCTGCCAGCACGCCGCTGCTGCGCCGGCACCTGGACGGCTCGCGCGCGGCCCTGCAGCAAGCCGTGGCGCAGTTTCGCACCAGCACCCAGGCGCTGGCCGGCACGCCGGTCCATGCCGATGGCAACGCCGCGCTGCTGCGGCACGATGCGGCGGCCGTCGCGGCCCTGCAGCGTGCCTGGCGCGCGGCGGAAAACGAATTGCACCGCCTGATCCAGCTGCGCGTGGACGGCTTTTTCACGCGCATGTGGCTGCATCTGGGCACGGCCGTGCTACTGCTGCTGATGATACTGGGCCTGGTGTTTTTCGTCGCGCGGCAGATCGCCCTGCCCATCCGCCGCCTCGCGCGCGTGGCGCAGGAAGTGCGCGAAACGGGTAACCATAGCCTGCGCGCCATCTGGGACAGCGAGGATGAAACGGGACGCCTGGTGCGCGCCTTCAATACCATGCTGCAGCAGCTCGACTTCCAGCGCATGGCGCAGCAGGACCTGGTGGCGCGCGCCAGCGCGGCCGACGCGCAGCGCCAGCTGGTCGACGCCATTCCCATCCCGCTGATGGTCACCTCGATCCCGCATCACCAGGTGCTGCACGCGAACCAGGCCGCGCACGCGTGGCAGGGCGGCCTGGAACTCGATCCATGGGTGGGCGGCATGAGTGCGCAAGCCCGTTCGCGCTTCTTCCAGCGCTTGAGCGACCTGGGCGCCGTCGATGAATTCGAGGTGTGCTGGAGCGGCGGCGGCATGCCCACCTGGGCCTTGATTTCCGCGCGCCTGATCGACTACCAGGGCCAGCGCGCCGTGCTGTCGACCTTCACGCCGATCAACAAGATGAAGCTGATGGAGTCGCGCCTGGAACTGTGGGCCAAGGTCTTCGAGGCCTCGGCCGAAAGCCTGATCGTGATGGACGCCGGCATGCGCATCATCACCGTCAACCAGGCCTTCCGCCGCCATTCGCTGTACGACATGGTGGAGCTGATCGGCAAGCGCCCGGCCTTCCTGCTGTCGCCGCAAAACAGCCATGAGCAGCTCGACAGCCTGCGCCAGACCCTGGCGCGGCGCGGCTACTGGCAGGGAGAAATCTCGGTGCAGCGCAAGTCGCTGGAAAGCTATCCCGCCTGGCTGGTGATGAACGCCGTGCGCGACCTCGATGGCGTCACCACGCATTTCATCGCCAGCTCGCTCGACATCAGCGAACGCAAGGCCAGCGAGCGGCAGATCGAGCACATGGCCCACCACGACGCGCTGACGGGCCTGGCGAACCGCCACGTGTCGAAACTGCGCCTGACGGCCGCCATCGCGCAGGCGCGCCGCAGCGGTGAAAAAGTGGGCGTGCTGTTCCTCGACCTGGACCGTTTCAAGCACGTCAACGACGCGCTGGGCCACCATGTGGGCGACGCGCTGCTGCAATCGGTCTCAAAGCGCCTGCTGCAGCTGGTGCGCGAAGGCGATACCGTCAGCCGCCTGGGCGGCGATGAATTCGTCGTCATCCTCAACGGCATCGGCGACGCAGAGGCCATCGGCGCGCTGCTCGACACGCGATTGATCCCGGCCATGCGCGAGCCGCACCAGGTGGAAGGCAGCGCGCTGTATGTCTCGTGCAGCGTGGGCGTGGCCATCTATCCGGACCACGGCGACGACATGGATACCCTGATGCGCCACGCCGATGCGGCCATGTACCAGGCCAAGAGCGGAGGGCGCGACCATGCGCGCATGTTCACGCCGCAGATGCAGGAGCAGCAATTGCAGCAGCTGCACCTGGAAAGCGACCTGCGCCACGCCATCGAGCGCCAGGAACTGGTGCTGTACTACCAGCCGCGCATCGATGCGCAAAGCAGCCGCGTCAATGGCGTGGAAAGCCTGATCCGCTGGCAGCACCCGCAACACGGCCTGATCGCGCCCGACAGCTTCATACCCGCCGCCGAGGAATCGGGCCTGATCGTCTCCATCGGTGCATGGGTCATGCGCGAAGCATGCCGCCAGCAGCTGGCATGGCGCGAGGCAGGCGCGGGCGAGATCGCCGTGTCGATCAACCTGTCGGCCATCCAGCTGAAAAGCGGCACCCTGGTGGCCACCTTGCGCGAGGTGCTGCGCGAGTTTCCCGTCACGCCGGGACAGATCGAATTCGAACTGACCGAATCGATCCTGATGGACAACGTGGACGACACCATTGCCACCCTGCACGCCATCAAGGCGCTGGGGTTTGCACTGTCGATCGACGATTTCGGCACCGGCTATTCGAGCCTGAACTACCTGTGCCGCTTCCCGCTCGACAAGCTGAAAATCGACATGAGCTTCGTGCAGGACATCCACGGCTCGCCGCAAAACCTGGCCGTGACGAAAACCATCATCGGCCTGGGCCATACCCTGGGCTTGACGGTCACCGCCGAAGGCGTGGAAAGCGCGGCCGATGCCGACGTGCTGCGCCACGCCGGCTGCGATGAATTGCAAGGGTATTACTTTGCCCGCCCCATGCCGCAGGCGCACTTCATGGCATGGCTGGCGCACAGCGACGCGCCCTGCGCCGCCTGA
- a CDS encoding TonB-dependent receptor, whose translation MKQWMATGSRTPRQNTRLTLKATVAALAGAGLLSSASVRAQQAPAVETPAAEVAEAAPVAAPADNAGIAVVAVTGVRRAAQSAQTIKKNNDQVVDSIVADEIGKFPDKNVAEILGRVTGVQVRREGGEAGTVVIRGLPGVVTLLNGREMFTSVGRSLYLADIPTAMLQRVDVYKSQGADMVEGGTAGVIDVRTNRPFDFKGFTASGNVRAEHRDKSGSTDPNVSGMVSNRWKTQYGEFGALLGLSYQRSKYYDETIWNAEPVKRPEAGNITGPDSVGMIPTVGDRKRYAANAAFQWRPNSQVEVYAEGMSTLIKHAFDSQFFVGTLPWGQNPDITLIPGTTQAATVGKIDGPWSPFTLGSTQARRDRSIGSQGAIGARWDITPQLRATTELARTVSNFEREFPILDFLAHPTTIIGSTNVNGGAQISYPGYNMLDPKNYTLLGFYDNHSHDEGSSTDWRADVTYDMDSTGFFREFSGGVRMAKRKAESIREKNGQGGLTSTMYADAIPGLACTSHENTGNFGLQSWLTPCRDFMLNNTGVLRQLFTGSSERSPDDPMSHYMDVEKTNAVYGKARIGFDLAQVPVDGTLGVRVVQTKQDLQGNSSQNGIITPVRVKTSDTDVLPSLTLKALLRQDLIARLTAGKAVQRPNFADFNPGVTLGQSLEMVRPTGSGGNPDLKPVEGKNLDVALEWYFAQTGSVTATVFRHNFKNYILSGSAKETYGGIVYDITRPRNTSKGHLQGLEMAYQQFYDKLPGWMSGLGLQANATYMTGELAELDGGIHPFTGMSKWSANIVGLYEQGPWSARLAYSWRDKYVDDYNYRGKGIHLTVAPTKTLDASVSYKLNPNTTVTLDANNLLDSTYRDYHDTPDYVRDVRRYDKVVGLSVRWSY comes from the coding sequence ATGAAGCAATGGATGGCAACGGGCAGCCGCACGCCCAGGCAAAACACACGATTGACCTTGAAGGCCACGGTGGCCGCGCTGGCCGGCGCAGGCCTGCTGAGCAGCGCTTCCGTCCGGGCGCAACAGGCGCCCGCCGTGGAGACACCGGCGGCAGAAGTGGCAGAAGCAGCGCCAGTGGCGGCGCCAGCCGACAATGCCGGCATCGCCGTCGTCGCCGTCACGGGCGTGCGCAGGGCGGCACAAAGCGCGCAGACGATCAAGAAGAACAACGACCAGGTGGTCGACTCCATCGTCGCCGATGAAATCGGCAAATTCCCCGACAAGAACGTGGCCGAAATCCTCGGCCGCGTGACGGGCGTGCAGGTGCGCCGCGAAGGCGGCGAAGCAGGCACCGTCGTCATCCGCGGCTTGCCCGGCGTGGTGACCTTGCTCAACGGCCGCGAAATGTTCACCTCCGTGGGCCGCAGCCTGTATCTGGCCGACATCCCGACGGCCATGCTGCAGCGCGTGGACGTCTACAAATCGCAGGGCGCCGACATGGTCGAAGGCGGCACGGCCGGCGTGATCGACGTGCGCACCAACCGCCCGTTCGACTTCAAGGGTTTTACCGCATCGGGCAACGTGCGCGCCGAGCACCGCGACAAGTCCGGCTCGACGGATCCGAACGTCAGCGGCATGGTCTCGAACCGCTGGAAAACCCAATACGGCGAATTCGGCGCCCTGCTCGGCCTGTCCTACCAGCGCAGCAAATACTATGACGAGACGATCTGGAACGCCGAACCCGTCAAGCGCCCCGAAGCGGGCAACATCACGGGTCCCGATTCCGTCGGCATGATCCCGACCGTGGGCGACCGCAAGCGCTATGCGGCCAACGCCGCCTTCCAGTGGCGTCCGAACTCGCAGGTGGAAGTGTATGCGGAAGGCATGTCGACCCTGATCAAGCACGCGTTCGACAGCCAGTTCTTCGTCGGTACACTGCCCTGGGGCCAGAACCCGGACATCACCCTGATCCCCGGCACCACCCAGGCGGCCACGGTGGGCAAGATCGACGGCCCCTGGTCGCCGTTCACGCTCGGTTCGACCCAGGCGCGGCGCGACCGCTCGATCGGTTCGCAAGGCGCCATCGGCGCGCGCTGGGACATCACGCCGCAGCTGCGCGCCACCACGGAACTGGCGCGCACGGTGAGCAACTTCGAGCGTGAATTCCCCATCCTCGACTTCCTCGCCCACCCCACCACCATCATCGGCAGCACGAACGTGAACGGCGGCGCGCAGATCAGCTACCCCGGCTACAACATGCTGGACCCGAAAAACTATACGCTGCTCGGCTTCTACGATAACCACAGCCACGACGAAGGCAGCTCGACCGACTGGCGCGCCGACGTCACTTACGACATGGACAGCACGGGCTTCTTCCGCGAATTTTCGGGCGGCGTGCGCATGGCCAAGCGCAAGGCCGAATCGATCCGCGAAAAAAATGGCCAGGGCGGCCTGACGTCGACCATGTACGCGGACGCGATTCCCGGCCTGGCCTGTACCTCGCACGAGAACACGGGCAACTTCGGCCTGCAAAGCTGGCTCACGCCATGCCGCGACTTCATGCTCAACAACACGGGCGTGCTGCGCCAGCTGTTTACGGGTAGCAGCGAACGCAGCCCCGACGATCCGATGAGCCACTACATGGACGTGGAAAAAACCAATGCCGTGTACGGCAAGGCGCGCATCGGCTTTGACCTGGCCCAAGTGCCGGTCGATGGCACTCTGGGCGTGCGCGTGGTGCAGACCAAGCAGGACTTGCAAGGCAATTCCTCGCAAAACGGCATCATCACGCCCGTGCGCGTGAAAACGTCGGACACGGACGTGCTGCCCAGCCTGACCCTGAAAGCCCTGCTGCGCCAGGACCTGATCGCCCGCCTGACGGCCGGCAAGGCCGTACAGCGCCCGAATTTCGCCGACTTCAATCCCGGCGTGACCCTGGGCCAGAGCCTGGAAATGGTGCGCCCGACGGGCAGTGGCGGCAATCCCGACCTGAAACCCGTGGAAGGCAAGAACCTCGACGTGGCGCTGGAATGGTATTTCGCGCAGACGGGCTCCGTCACGGCCACCGTGTTCCGCCACAACTTCAAGAATTACATCCTGTCCGGCTCGGCCAAGGAAACGTATGGCGGCATCGTGTACGACATCACGCGTCCGCGCAACACGTCGAAGGGCCATCTGCAAGGCCTGGAAATGGCCTACCAGCAGTTCTACGACAAGCTGCCAGGCTGGATGAGCGGCCTGGGCCTGCAGGCGAACGCCACCTACATGACGGGCGAGCTGGCAGAACTCGATGGCGGCATACATCCGTTCACGGGCATGTCGAAATGGTCGGCCAACATCGTCGGCCTGTACGAACAGGGACCATGGTCGGCGCGCCTGGCCTACAGCTGGCGCGACAAGTACGTCGACGACTACAACTACCGCGGCAAGGGCATCCACCTGACCGTGGCGCCGACGAAAACCCTGGACGCGTCGGTGTCGTACAAACTCAACCCGAATACCACGGTGACCCTGGACGCCAACAACCTGCTCGACTCGACCTACCGCGACTACCACGACACGCCGGACTATGTGCGCGACGTGCGGCGCTATGACAAGGTCGTCGGTTTGTCGGTACGCTGGAGCTACTAG
- a CDS encoding DUF945 family protein, which produces MNNTYTHLALAAMLLASPSAVANKSAPQADTAATAQAARPANPLNDAMLAMHREWQEKAGADAQLLQLLRNFPDNWSATTQAKLVTIFGTSEPLSVVRTQPAPGKEHFAVRQSGANVAAPNGQHYLFSPLLATFETSDKGRQLTASGDWKMLNITIGADNLLLLGLDHASVQRQASNGNWYGKSRNRMGLAQIAIAGSPTLRLEEIRFDTHHLRGKQFDELRYTGGVHKTSMAGVDIDDFRFGMRIVKFDGNGYAALKKNMARLQSQAGNGAQQATAMLEQVQQFTMKTINAGATIVIDELGASYRGHRASLKGQIGFNTLNERDVVRSESVADKLHIRLDIRLPLPLIQEISQVIGRHLGRSDARQIGDQLVSKLVADGYASIVKHELRTTLRLEQKKFSLNGKFFSQLPPPAKPSDDAAAAEERLVSPIKIAQRCPPFIYPADAPRSYATASFQVGTDGQARWASMVDSSGSAALDAAILTSVSACAWMPATYRGAAVAVTQLETFGDDPRARPAMP; this is translated from the coding sequence TTGAACAATACATATACGCATCTGGCGCTGGCAGCCATGCTGCTCGCGTCACCCTCTGCAGTCGCCAACAAATCGGCACCCCAGGCTGACACTGCCGCCACCGCGCAAGCCGCCCGGCCTGCCAATCCGTTGAACGACGCCATGCTTGCCATGCACCGCGAATGGCAGGAAAAAGCGGGCGCCGATGCCCAGCTGCTGCAACTGCTGAGAAATTTCCCCGACAATTGGTCGGCAACGACCCAGGCAAAGCTCGTCACCATTTTTGGCACGAGCGAGCCACTGAGCGTGGTGCGCACACAACCGGCCCCTGGCAAGGAACATTTCGCGGTGCGCCAGAGCGGTGCCAATGTCGCCGCGCCAAACGGCCAGCACTACCTGTTCTCGCCCTTGCTCGCCACTTTCGAGACCAGCGACAAGGGTCGCCAGCTGACAGCCTCGGGCGACTGGAAGATGCTGAACATCACGATCGGCGCAGACAATCTCTTGCTGCTGGGCCTTGATCATGCAAGCGTGCAGCGCCAGGCAAGCAACGGCAACTGGTATGGCAAAAGCCGCAATCGCATGGGACTGGCACAAATCGCCATCGCCGGCAGTCCCACGCTGCGGCTCGAAGAGATCCGTTTTGACACGCACCATCTGCGTGGCAAACAATTTGACGAGTTGCGCTACACCGGTGGCGTACACAAGACCAGCATGGCTGGCGTGGACATCGATGACTTCCGCTTCGGCATGCGCATCGTCAAGTTTGACGGCAATGGCTATGCCGCGCTGAAGAAAAACATGGCACGCCTCCAGTCCCAGGCCGGCAACGGCGCGCAGCAAGCCACGGCCATGCTGGAGCAGGTGCAACAATTCACCATGAAGACGATCAACGCCGGCGCCACCATCGTCATCGATGAACTGGGCGCCAGCTACCGCGGCCACCGCGCCAGCCTGAAAGGCCAGATCGGTTTCAACACCTTGAACGAGCGCGACGTGGTGCGCAGCGAGAGCGTCGCGGACAAACTCCACATCCGCCTCGATATCCGCCTGCCCCTGCCGCTGATTCAGGAAATCAGCCAGGTTATCGGCCGCCATCTGGGCCGCAGCGATGCCAGGCAGATCGGCGATCAGCTCGTCAGCAAGCTGGTAGCTGACGGGTACGCCAGCATCGTGAAACACGAACTGCGTACGACCCTGCGCCTGGAGCAGAAAAAATTCAGCCTCAACGGCAAGTTCTTCAGCCAGCTCCCACCGCCCGCCAAGCCGTCCGATGATGCGGCCGCAGCCGAGGAGCGCCTCGTCTCGCCGATCAAAATAGCGCAGCGATGCCCGCCCTTCATTTATCCTGCCGATGCGCCCAGGAGCTATGCCACGGCCAGCTTCCAGGTCGGCACCGACGGTCAGGCGCGCTGGGCCAGCATGGTCGACAGCAGCGGCAGTGCGGCGCTGGACGCAGCCATCCTGACCTCGGTCAGCGCCTGCGCCTGGATGCCAGCCACGTATCGCGGCGCAGCTGTCGCCGTGACACAGTTAGAAACATTTGGCGACGATCCACGGGCACGCCCGGCCATGCCGTAA
- a CDS encoding MurR/RpiR family transcriptional regulator, with protein sequence MQAATPHDSYAALMDLIKARHAELSPQFQAGARYLADHPDEVAVSSMRSIAARAQVQSAALVRLAQQLGFAGWPELKAIFVERLRAGPAGYAEKANALAGKEGNLVTEVFTVQQRNLAATESANHAALESAASLLQAAPRVHVAGFRAAHPIAYTLHYLYRLLRPSVQLLSGQGGTLEMDLRALQAGEAVVVVSFAPYSSEALLVAQAARQAGCQVVAISDSAMSPLALQADASIVIAIDSPSFFPSIVAGVAAVESLVELLVARAGPDAVHAIGAAENQLRRLGAYAKTSNDVN encoded by the coding sequence ATGCAGGCAGCGACACCCCACGATTCCTATGCGGCACTGATGGACCTGATCAAGGCGCGCCATGCGGAACTGAGCCCGCAATTCCAGGCCGGCGCCCGCTACCTGGCCGACCACCCTGACGAAGTGGCCGTGTCGTCGATGCGCAGCATCGCCGCGCGCGCCCAGGTGCAGTCGGCCGCCCTCGTGCGCCTGGCGCAGCAACTGGGCTTTGCCGGCTGGCCGGAACTCAAAGCCATCTTCGTCGAGCGCCTGCGCGCGGGACCGGCCGGGTATGCTGAAAAAGCCAACGCGCTGGCTGGCAAGGAAGGCAATCTGGTCACCGAAGTGTTCACGGTGCAGCAGCGCAACCTGGCCGCCACGGAAAGCGCCAACCACGCCGCCCTGGAATCTGCCGCCAGCCTGCTGCAGGCGGCGCCCCGCGTGCACGTGGCGGGCTTTCGCGCCGCCCACCCGATCGCCTACACCCTGCACTATCTGTACCGGCTGCTGCGTCCCAGCGTGCAGCTGCTGAGCGGCCAGGGCGGCACTTTGGAAATGGACTTGCGCGCCCTGCAGGCCGGGGAGGCCGTCGTCGTCGTCAGCTTCGCGCCGTATTCGAGCGAAGCGCTGCTGGTGGCGCAGGCGGCGCGCCAGGCCGGCTGCCAGGTGGTCGCCATCAGCGACAGCGCCATGTCGCCGCTGGCCCTGCAGGCCGATGCCAGCATCGTCATCGCCATCGACAGCCCCTCGTTCTTCCCCTCCATCGTGGCCGGCGTCGCGGCCGTGGAAAGCCTGGTGGAATTGCTGGTGGCGCGCGCGGGGCCCGATGCCGTGCACGCCATCGGCGCGGCGGAAAACCAGTTGCGGAGACTGGGCGCCTACGCAAAAACATCAAATGATGTAAATTAA